A single window of Rhizobium sp. SL42 DNA harbors:
- a CDS encoding class I SAM-dependent methyltransferase: MHVDIVDLRQFYYTMLGRVAEQSIALALSSLWARLPQERLVGLGYCTPFLDRFRADTERTLAFMPAGQGAVNWPVGEPSATALVFEEELPLSDSSVDRVLMVHSLEFAENPRETLKEIWRVLAPGGRLVIVVPNRRGVWARMEHTPFGSGRPYSRGQLTALLRETNFTPGASAEALFFPPSKIRAVLRLRSGFEKLGGLLWPAFSGVIVVEAQKRLYQGLPVAARASRRVFAPVLAPHGVPTTRTATDHG, translated from the coding sequence ATGCATGTCGATATCGTTGACCTTCGCCAGTTCTACTACACCATGCTTGGCCGCGTGGCCGAACAGTCTATCGCCCTGGCGCTCTCTTCGCTCTGGGCACGGCTGCCGCAGGAGCGACTGGTGGGGCTCGGCTATTGCACCCCGTTTCTCGATCGTTTCCGCGCCGATACCGAACGGACGCTCGCCTTCATGCCGGCCGGGCAGGGCGCGGTGAACTGGCCGGTCGGCGAGCCCTCGGCGACCGCGCTCGTCTTCGAGGAGGAACTGCCTCTGTCGGATTCGTCCGTCGATCGAGTGCTGATGGTGCATTCGCTGGAATTTGCCGAAAACCCACGCGAGACGCTGAAGGAAATCTGGCGGGTGCTGGCGCCGGGCGGGCGGCTGGTCATCGTCGTGCCCAATCGTCGCGGCGTCTGGGCGCGCATGGAGCACACGCCGTTCGGTTCTGGCCGGCCCTATTCGCGCGGGCAGCTGACGGCCTTGCTGCGCGAGACGAATTTCACCCCCGGCGCCAGCGCCGAAGCGCTGTTCTTTCCGCCATCTAAGATCCGCGCTGTTCTGCGCCTGCGCAGCGGTTTCGAAAAGCTGGGTGGCCTGCTGTGGCCGGCATTTTCCGGCGTTATCGTCGTCGAGGCGCAGAAACGGCTCTACCAGGGCCTGCCGGTCGCAGCCCGCGCCTCCCGGCGCGTCTTTGCGCCAGTGCTTGCGCCGCATGGCGTTCCGACCACACGGACTGCCACCGACCACGGCTGA
- the gloB gene encoding hydroxyacylglutathione hydrolase, translating to MKSLEIDVFLCRSDNFGVLLHCPDSGLTACIDAPELEPILAAAERRDWTITHIFTTHHHGDHVEANLALKERFNCEIIGPRNEAVAIPGIDRTVGDGDEFAFGKHLVRVIETPGHTAGHVCYHLPEDKLLFSADTLFALGCGRLFERSAIDMWHSLQKLAELPDETIVYFGHEYTLSNARFALTIDPDNSRLKSRAEDIEIMRARGDFTVPTTIALEKETNPFLRANDPDIRRTLGMPTESDEDVFAEIRKRKDNF from the coding sequence ATGAAATCCCTTGAAATCGATGTGTTTCTCTGCCGCAGCGACAACTTCGGCGTTCTTCTGCATTGCCCGGATTCAGGCCTCACGGCATGCATCGACGCACCCGAACTCGAACCGATCCTGGCCGCGGCCGAGCGCCGCGACTGGACGATCACCCATATTTTCACAACCCATCATCACGGCGACCATGTGGAAGCCAATCTTGCGCTGAAAGAGCGCTTCAACTGCGAGATCATCGGGCCGCGCAACGAGGCGGTGGCCATACCCGGCATTGATCGCACCGTCGGCGACGGCGACGAATTCGCCTTCGGCAAGCATCTGGTCAGGGTAATCGAAACCCCGGGCCATACGGCGGGCCATGTCTGCTACCACCTGCCGGAAGACAAGCTGCTGTTTTCGGCCGACACCCTGTTTGCGCTCGGATGCGGCCGCCTGTTCGAACGCTCGGCAATAGACATGTGGCATTCGCTGCAGAAGCTGGCCGAATTGCCGGACGAAACGATCGTCTATTTCGGCCACGAATACACACTGTCGAACGCCCGCTTTGCCCTCACCATCGATCCGGACAACAGCCGGCTGAAATCACGCGCCGAGGATATCGAGATCATGCGGGCGCGGGGCGATTTCACCGTGCCGACGACGATTGCGCTGGAGAAGGAAACCAACCCCTTCCTGCGGGCCAACGATCCGGACATCCGCCGGACGCTGGGCATGCCGACAGAAAGCGACGAGGATGTGTTTGCCGAGATCCGCAAGCGCAAGGACAATTTCTGA
- a CDS encoding cupin domain-containing protein gives MTAAEIIETLGMERHPEGGWYVQTFKDDHGGARGHSTAIYYLLEAGERSHWHRVRVRDAAEVWHYYAGAPLALSWSSDGRTVDTIILGTDLLEGERPQAIIAANDWQAAESLGAYTLVGCTVAPGFDFSAFEMAPAGWTPDDSR, from the coding sequence ATGACGGCCGCGGAGATCATCGAGACCCTCGGCATGGAGCGCCATCCCGAGGGCGGCTGGTATGTGCAGACCTTCAAGGACGACCATGGCGGCGCACGCGGCCATTCCACGGCGATCTACTATCTGCTCGAGGCCGGCGAGCGCTCCCATTGGCACAGGGTCAGGGTCCGGGACGCCGCAGAGGTCTGGCACTACTATGCCGGGGCACCCCTGGCGCTGAGCTGGTCCAGCGACGGGCGCACGGTCGACACGATCATTCTCGGCACAGACCTGCTTGAGGGCGAGCGCCCGCAGGCAATCATTGCCGCCAATGACTGGCAGGCGGCCGAAAGCCTTGGCGCCTATACGCTGGTTGGCTGCACCGTCGCGCCCGGCTTCGACTTTTCCGCCTTCGAGATGGCGCCGGCCGGCTGGACGCCGGATGACAGCCGTTAG
- a CDS encoding lysoplasmalogenase: protein MVTPATGVLMLSVALGLGYFRVLPRQKTYPRAAWKTLPILLLALYGLLVGAPALLILSLLLGAAGDGFLAFDGARAFVGGLVAFLLSHLAYAVVMAPLGVPGLMFADAWRPVAGALILVATLAVVCLIRRQAGRLLPAILAYVAVFLLVAWMALRIPGPWVILGTAIFILSDTLLALRRFRWGPDHRFDNPAGYAVWATYYAAQLILTVTLSSDRAI, encoded by the coding sequence ATGGTCACGCCGGCGACCGGGGTTCTGATGCTCTCGGTCGCGCTGGGCCTTGGCTATTTCCGGGTGCTGCCGCGACAGAAGACCTATCCGCGGGCCGCGTGGAAAACCTTGCCGATCCTGCTGCTTGCACTTTACGGCTTGCTGGTCGGCGCGCCGGCGCTGCTGATCCTTTCCCTTCTTCTGGGCGCGGCCGGCGATGGCTTCCTGGCCTTTGACGGCGCCCGCGCTTTTGTCGGCGGGCTCGTCGCCTTTCTCCTGTCGCATCTCGCCTATGCTGTCGTGATGGCGCCGCTCGGCGTGCCTGGACTGATGTTTGCCGACGCATGGCGTCCGGTTGCGGGCGCACTGATCCTTGTGGCTACGCTCGCCGTTGTCTGCCTGATCCGGCGGCAGGCGGGCCGCCTTCTGCCGGCGATCCTTGCCTATGTGGCGGTCTTTCTCCTGGTTGCCTGGATGGCGCTGAGGATCCCCGGTCCCTGGGTGATCCTGGGCACGGCGATATTCATCCTATCGGACACGCTGCTTGCGCTGCGGCGGTTCCGCTGGGGCCCCGATCACCGGTTCGACAATCCGGCCGGCTACGCCGTGTGGGCGACCTATTATGCCGCGCAGCTGATCCTGACCGTCACGCTTTCATCGGACCGGGCGATCTAA
- the yddG gene encoding aromatic amino acid exporter YddG, producing the protein MKTKATLIGFTAILMWSFLALMTAASGTMPPFQLSAITFAIGSLPGLAIFVLRPERLKELRQPGKVWLVGVGGLFGYHFLYFTALRNAPAVEAGLIAYLWPLLIVVGSALLPGERLGWHHIAGSLAGLAGTVLIVAKNGVAFDPAYALGYFAAFLCAFTWAGYSLLSRRFEAVSTDVVTGFCLATSVLSLVCHLMLETTVWPDDWTQWAAVVGLGLLPVGAAFYVWDYGVKNGDIQILGASSYAAPLLSTLILIIFGFGEVSVRIGLACVLITGGAMLAARDMVFKRRKVQS; encoded by the coding sequence ATGAAGACCAAGGCGACGTTGATCGGCTTTACCGCAATCTTGATGTGGTCCTTCCTGGCACTGATGACGGCCGCCTCAGGCACGATGCCGCCCTTCCAGTTGTCGGCCATCACCTTTGCCATCGGCAGCCTTCCGGGCCTGGCGATCTTTGTCCTGCGGCCCGAGCGGCTGAAGGAGTTGCGCCAGCCGGGCAAGGTCTGGCTTGTCGGCGTCGGCGGTCTGTTCGGCTATCATTTCCTGTATTTCACCGCACTCCGGAATGCACCGGCGGTCGAGGCGGGCCTGATCGCCTATCTCTGGCCGCTGCTGATCGTCGTTGGTTCGGCGCTGCTGCCGGGCGAACGGCTGGGCTGGCACCATATCGCAGGCTCGCTTGCCGGCCTGGCCGGCACGGTGCTGATCGTTGCCAAGAATGGCGTTGCCTTCGATCCGGCCTATGCGCTGGGCTATTTCGCGGCTTTCCTCTGCGCGTTTACCTGGGCAGGCTATTCCCTGCTCAGCCGGCGCTTCGAGGCGGTGTCCACCGATGTCGTCACCGGTTTTTGCCTGGCCACTTCCGTGCTGTCGCTCGTCTGCCATCTGATGCTTGAGACGACCGTCTGGCCGGACGACTGGACGCAATGGGCGGCTGTGGTCGGGCTTGGGCTACTGCCGGTGGGTGCTGCCTTCTATGTCTGGGACTACGGCGTCAAGAATGGCGATATCCAGATTCTCGGCGCCTCAAGCTACGCTGCCCCCCTGCTGTCGACCTTGATCCTGATCATTTTTGGGTTTGGCGAGGTTAGTGTCAGAATTGGCTTGGCCTGTGTGCTGATCACCGGTGGCGCTATGCTGGCTGCGCGCGATATGGTCTTCAAACGACGCAAGGTCCAGTCCTAG
- a CDS encoding DUF3108 domain-containing protein, whose translation MRTASLVIGLVLSSLGSADAAEVRYNTEYSVSLGVLPIARLSFETEVDGGRYTIGGHFRSSGLVDIVKEISARSSVSGQVDGQRFQPDRYQLEYKDGRKTSTYDVKYRGGSVVETLVEPKPKPRPDTWVPVADGDLKAVLDPIGAFLIPGDADVCSQTLPVYDGESRMDLVLSPKRTEGYSAGKLKGEAVVCGVKYVPRSGYRKGRKDIEYMRSVEGMEIWFAKTATLKLYAPVYARVPTRYGTIYVSAQKFDG comes from the coding sequence TTGCGTACTGCCAGTCTGGTCATCGGTCTTGTTCTGTCCTCCCTCGGCTCTGCCGATGCAGCGGAGGTGCGCTACAACACGGAATACAGCGTTTCGCTGGGCGTGCTGCCGATTGCCCGTTTGTCCTTCGAGACGGAAGTGGATGGCGGGCGCTACACGATCGGCGGGCACTTCCGTTCGTCCGGGCTGGTCGACATCGTCAAGGAGATCTCCGCCCGGAGCAGCGTTTCCGGCCAGGTCGACGGCCAGCGTTTCCAGCCAGACCGGTATCAGCTCGAATACAAGGATGGTCGAAAGACCAGCACCTATGATGTGAAGTATCGCGGCGGGAGCGTTGTGGAAACATTGGTTGAACCGAAGCCGAAGCCGCGGCCGGATACATGGGTGCCCGTGGCCGACGGCGATCTGAAAGCGGTGCTCGATCCGATCGGTGCCTTCCTCATTCCCGGCGACGCCGATGTCTGTTCGCAGACGCTGCCGGTCTATGACGGCGAAAGCCGGATGGATCTCGTCCTGTCGCCGAAGCGTACCGAAGGTTATTCCGCCGGCAAACTCAAGGGCGAGGCGGTGGTCTGCGGGGTCAAGTACGTGCCCAGGTCCGGTTATCGCAAGGGGCGCAAGGATATCGAATACATGCGCTCGGTCGAGGGCATGGAGATCTGGTTTGCCAAGACCGCAACCCTCAAGCTATATGCTCCGGTCTATGCGCGCGTGCCGACACGCTACGGAACGATCTACGTCTCGGCGCAGAAATTCGACGGCTAG
- the rpmB gene encoding 50S ribosomal protein L28: protein MSRSCELTGKGVQSGNNVSHANNKTKRRFLPNLCDVTLISDALNQRYRLRVSAAALRTVEHRGGLDAFLIKASETELSMRARLLRRQIVKKTAEAA, encoded by the coding sequence ATGTCCCGCAGTTGCGAATTGACCGGCAAGGGCGTCCAGTCGGGCAACAATGTTAGCCACGCGAACAACAAGACCAAGCGTCGGTTCCTGCCGAACCTGTGCGACGTCACGTTGATCTCGGATGCTCTCAACCAGCGTTACCGTCTGCGCGTTTCGGCTGCAGCACTGCGCACGGTCGAGCATCGCGGCGGTCTCGACGCGTTCCTGATCAAGGCCTCTGAAACCGAACTGAGCATGCGCGCTCGTCTGCTGCGTCGCCAGATCGTCAAGAAGACCGCTGAAGCCGCTTAA
- a CDS encoding VUT family protein, whose amino-acid sequence MLKTRYFVLYSLLMTAIVVASNFLVQFPLGGTLAGINLADLLTFGAFTYPISFLITDLTNRQFGPGTARKVVFVGFVVGVALSIALASPRIAIASGSAFLIGQLLDISVFNRLRQLSWWKAPLMGSLFGSVLDTVIFFSLSFAPIFSFIGPNDDFAIASAPIFGVLAAEAPRWISWALGDFAVKMLVGIVMLLPYGALMSVVRPMPVRTAS is encoded by the coding sequence ATGCTGAAGACACGCTATTTCGTTCTCTACAGCCTGCTCATGACGGCGATTGTCGTCGCTTCCAACTTCCTCGTGCAATTCCCTCTGGGCGGCACGCTGGCAGGCATCAATCTCGCCGATCTTCTGACCTTCGGCGCCTTCACCTATCCGATTTCCTTCCTGATCACCGACCTGACCAACCGTCAGTTTGGCCCGGGCACCGCACGCAAGGTCGTCTTTGTCGGCTTTGTCGTCGGCGTCGCGTTGTCGATCGCACTCGCCAGCCCGCGGATCGCGATTGCCTCCGGCTCCGCCTTCCTGATCGGCCAGCTTCTCGACATCTCGGTGTTCAACCGTCTGCGTCAGTTGTCCTGGTGGAAGGCGCCGCTGATGGGCTCGCTGTTCGGATCGGTTCTCGACACAGTGATCTTCTTCTCCCTGTCATTCGCGCCGATCTTCAGCTTCATCGGCCCGAATGACGATTTTGCCATTGCCTCGGCACCGATCTTCGGCGTGCTGGCTGCAGAAGCACCGCGCTGGATCTCATGGGCACTCGGCGACTTTGCCGTGAAGATGCTCGTCGGCATCGTGATGCTGCTGCCCTACGGCGCCCTGATGAGCGTTGTGCGGCCGATGCCGGTGCGCACGGCTTCCTGA
- a CDS encoding esterase-like activity of phytase family protein has protein sequence MPRPVPGRLSGASLLTLASVLLLASCTPSELKPGEALPIGIQSRAIASLGGAPRSVEGVSFVGGLEISSEEPLFGAFSSIRIVDDSRFVGVFDTGYWIEGRIERGPDGLLSGVTDVTLSAMLDRDGHESVSKYQVDAESLALVDGAALVGFEQRHRVVAYQPLASLATARPSTPLALPFPVSRLRGNGGIEALVVAPADGPLEGAVVAITEKSVDEDGNNFAGILGGPLAGEFRVRPHDGFEITDGVFLPSGDLVLLERRFSIASGVAMRLRRIDGALIRSGAIVDGPVIFEADHASEIDNMEGIDAVVAKDGSIHLIAVSDDNHSILQRTVMLEFRLEP, from the coding sequence GTGCCTAGGCCAGTTCCGGGTCGTCTGTCCGGCGCAAGCCTTTTGACGCTGGCCTCGGTGTTGCTGCTGGCCTCGTGCACCCCATCGGAATTGAAGCCGGGCGAAGCGCTGCCGATCGGGATACAATCGCGTGCGATCGCCTCATTGGGCGGAGCACCGCGCAGTGTCGAAGGGGTCAGCTTCGTCGGCGGCCTGGAGATTTCGTCCGAGGAGCCGCTGTTTGGCGCCTTTTCCTCCATTCGCATTGTTGACGATTCTCGTTTTGTCGGTGTGTTCGACACCGGATACTGGATCGAGGGCCGGATTGAGCGCGGTCCGGATGGCCTTCTGTCCGGTGTCACCGATGTCACGCTTTCCGCCATGCTCGATCGCGACGGTCACGAAAGCGTCAGCAAATATCAGGTGGATGCCGAAAGCCTTGCGCTTGTCGATGGCGCGGCCCTGGTCGGCTTTGAACAGCGCCACAGGGTTGTCGCCTATCAGCCGCTTGCGTCGCTGGCTACTGCGCGCCCGTCGACGCCTCTGGCTTTGCCCTTCCCGGTCTCGCGTCTGCGCGGCAATGGCGGCATAGAGGCGCTGGTGGTGGCTCCGGCCGACGGACCGCTCGAAGGAGCGGTGGTGGCTATCACGGAAAAGAGCGTCGATGAGGACGGCAACAATTTTGCCGGTATCCTTGGCGGGCCGCTTGCCGGGGAATTTCGTGTCCGCCCGCATGACGGTTTCGAGATCACCGATGGCGTCTTCCTCCCTTCCGGTGACCTTGTCCTGCTGGAACGCCGATTCTCGATTGCCTCGGGCGTCGCGATGCGGCTGCGTCGCATCGATGGTGCTCTGATCCGGTCTGGAGCGATCGTCGACGGCCCGGTCATCTTCGAAGCCGACCATGCATCCGAGATCGACAACATGGAGGGGATCGATGCCGTGGTTGCGAAAGATGGTTCAATTCACCTGATCGCCGTCTCGGACGACAATCATTCCATTCTGCAGCGCACTGTGATGCTGGAATTCCGTCTGGAGCCGTGA
- the cobT gene encoding cobaltochelatase subunit CobT, with the protein MAGRGDNSRAKANGAVDTEPLRRAITGCVRSIAGDPQVEVAFANERPGLAGERVRLPELSKRPTAHELAVTRGLGDSMALRIACHDQKIHASMAPQGADARMIFDAVEQARVEAIGSLRMPGVASNIQSMNTEKYAKANFSTISRQEDAPIQEAVAMLVREKLTGQKPPETAGKVLDLWRSFIEDKAGADLDNLPNTIDDQQNFARVIRHMLSAMEMAEDVGDDQEQGEDDESTDEDQPRSGDEDQESAEEEAGSESAPADESEASQEQMDDGEMDGAEISDDDMADEGEDDSETPGEMRRPSTPFDDFNEKVDYKIFTEEFDEEITAEELCDEAELDRLRAFLDKQLAHLQGAVGRLANRLQRRLMAQQNRSWEFDLEEGYLDPARLVRLVIDPMQPLSFKKEKDTKFRDTVVTLVIDNSGSMRGRPITVAATCADILARTLERCGVKVEILGFTTKAWKGGQSREKWLAGGKPPTPGRLNDLRHIIYKSADAPWRRARRNLGLMMREGLLKENIDGEALMWAHNRLMARREQRKIMMMISDGAPVDDSTLSVNPGNYLERHLRAVIEQIETRSPVELLAIGIGHDVTRYYRRAVTIVDADELAGAMTEQLASLFEDNSSGSGGGRRRRA; encoded by the coding sequence ATGGCAGGGCGCGGCGACAATAGCAGGGCCAAGGCGAACGGCGCGGTGGATACGGAGCCGTTGCGCCGTGCGATTACCGGCTGCGTCCGCTCGATCGCGGGCGACCCGCAGGTCGAGGTCGCCTTTGCCAACGAACGTCCGGGCCTTGCCGGCGAGCGCGTGCGCCTGCCGGAACTATCGAAGCGCCCGACCGCGCACGAACTCGCCGTGACCCGCGGTCTCGGCGATTCGATGGCGTTGCGCATTGCCTGCCATGACCAGAAGATCCATGCCTCGATGGCCCCGCAAGGCGCCGATGCCCGGATGATCTTCGACGCGGTCGAGCAGGCGCGCGTCGAGGCGATCGGCTCGCTGCGCATGCCGGGCGTCGCCTCCAACATCCAGTCGATGAATACAGAGAAATACGCCAAGGCGAATTTCTCGACCATCAGCCGCCAGGAAGATGCGCCGATCCAGGAGGCCGTCGCCATGCTGGTGCGCGAGAAGCTGACCGGCCAGAAGCCGCCGGAGACGGCCGGCAAGGTGCTCGATCTCTGGCGCTCGTTCATCGAGGACAAGGCCGGTGCCGATCTCGACAACCTGCCGAACACGATCGACGACCAGCAGAATTTCGCCCGGGTGATCCGCCACATGCTGTCGGCCATGGAGATGGCAGAGGATGTGGGCGACGACCAGGAGCAGGGTGAGGACGACGAAAGCACCGACGAGGACCAGCCGCGCAGCGGCGACGAGGACCAGGAAAGCGCCGAGGAAGAGGCAGGCTCCGAATCCGCGCCGGCCGACGAGAGCGAAGCCTCGCAGGAGCAGATGGACGACGGCGAGATGGACGGCGCGGAGATTTCCGACGACGACATGGCCGACGAGGGCGAGGACGACAGTGAGACGCCGGGCGAAATGCGCCGGCCGTCGACGCCGTTCGACGATTTCAACGAGAAGGTCGACTACAAGATCTTTACCGAGGAATTCGACGAGGAGATCACCGCGGAAGAGCTTTGCGACGAAGCCGAGCTTGATCGCCTGCGCGCATTCCTCGACAAGCAGCTGGCCCATCTGCAGGGTGCCGTCGGCCGCCTGGCCAACCGGCTGCAGCGCCGGCTGATGGCGCAGCAGAACCGCTCCTGGGAGTTCGATCTCGAGGAGGGTTACCTCGATCCGGCCCGTCTGGTTCGTCTGGTCATCGATCCGATGCAGCCGCTGTCCTTCAAGAAGGAAAAGGACACCAAGTTCCGCGATACCGTCGTGACGCTGGTGATCGACAATTCCGGCTCGATGCGCGGCCGTCCGATCACGGTTGCCGCGACCTGCGCCGATATCCTTGCCCGCACGCTCGAGCGCTGCGGCGTCAAGGTCGAGATCCTCGGCTTTACCACCAAGGCGTGGAAGGGCGGGCAGTCCAGAGAGAAATGGCTTGCCGGCGGCAAGCCGCCGACGCCCGGCCGTCTCAACGACCTGCGTCATATCATCTACAAGTCGGCCGATGCCCCCTGGCGCCGCGCACGGCGCAATCTCGGTCTGATGATGCGCGAAGGCCTGCTCAAGGAAAACATCGATGGCGAGGCGCTGATGTGGGCGCATAACCGGCTGATGGCGCGGCGCGAGCAGCGCAAGATCATGATGATGATCTCCGACGGCGCGCCGGTCGACGATTCGACGCTGTCGGTCAATCCGGGCAACTACCTCGAACGCCATCTGCGTGCGGTGATCGAGCAGATCGAGACGCGCTCGCCGGTCGAACTGCTGGCCATCGGCATCGGCCACGACGTGACGCGCTACTATCGCCGCGCGGTCACCATTGTCGATGCCGACGAACTGGCCGGTGCAATGACCGAGCAGCTGGCTTCGCTGTTCGAGGACAATAGCTCGGGCTCGGGTGGTGGACGCCGCCGTCGTGCCTAG
- the cobS gene encoding cobaltochelatase subunit CobS, whose amino-acid sequence MSKIDLDISNLPDTTVSVREVFGIDSDIRVPAYSKGDPYVPDLDPDYLFDRDTTLAILAGFAHNRRVMVSGFHGTGKSTHIEQVAARLNWPCVRVNLDSHVSRIDLVGKDAIVLKDGKQVTEFKDGILPWAYQHNVALVLDEYDAGRPDVMFVIQRVLESSGRLTLLDQSRVIRPHPAFRIFATANTVGLGDTTGLYHGTQQINQAQMDRWSIVTTLNYLPHDNEVEIVAAKVKSFGATAEGRDTVSRMVRLADLTRAAFINGDLSTVMSPRTVITWAENAEIFGDVAFAFRVTFLNKCDELERTLVAEQYQRAFGVELKESAANIVLGA is encoded by the coding sequence ATGAGCAAAATTGATCTTGATATTTCCAATCTCCCCGACACAACCGTGTCGGTGCGCGAGGTTTTTGGAATAGACAGCGATATCCGCGTCCCGGCCTATAGCAAGGGCGACCCCTATGTGCCGGATCTCGACCCGGACTATCTGTTCGACCGCGACACGACGCTTGCGATCCTGGCCGGCTTTGCCCATAACCGCCGCGTCATGGTGTCCGGCTTCCACGGTACCGGCAAGTCCACCCATATCGAGCAGGTCGCAGCCCGCCTCAACTGGCCCTGCGTGCGTGTCAACCTCGACAGCCATGTCAGCCGTATCGACCTCGTCGGCAAGGACGCCATCGTGCTCAAGGACGGCAAGCAGGTCACCGAATTCAAGGACGGCATCCTGCCTTGGGCCTATCAGCACAATGTCGCGCTCGTGCTCGACGAATATGATGCTGGCCGCCCGGACGTAATGTTTGTCATCCAGCGCGTCCTGGAATCCTCGGGCCGCCTGACGCTGCTCGACCAGAGCCGTGTCATCCGCCCGCATCCCGCTTTCCGCATCTTTGCGACGGCCAATACCGTTGGCCTCGGCGACACGACCGGCCTCTACCACGGCACGCAGCAGATCAACCAGGCGCAGATGGACCGCTGGTCGATCGTTACCACGCTGAACTACCTGCCGCATGACAACGAAGTCGAAATCGTCGCGGCCAAGGTCAAGAGCTTCGGCGCAACCGCTGAGGGTCGCGACACGGTTTCGCGCATGGTTCGCCTTGCCGATCTCACCCGCGCCGCCTTCATCAACGGCGATCTTTCGACCGTGATGAGCCCGCGTACCGTGATCACCTGGGCCGAGAATGCCGAGATCTTCGGCGACGTGGCCTTTGCCTTCCGCGTGACCTTCCTCAACAAGTGCGACGAGCTGGAGCGGACGCTGGTCGCCGAACAGTATCAGCGCGCCTTCGGCGTCGAGCTGAAGGAAAGTGCCGCCAACATCGTGCTTGGCGCATAA
- a CDS encoding J domain-containing protein, whose translation MKLDSKYFDRIRTKRKRAAEPEPSNPTCQWDGCDKPGAHRAPVGRHAEGQFFMFCFEHVKDYNKGYNYFSGLSDTEIARYQKEAITGHRPTWTVGVNKAAKTSPLHSTARSGSAASQARMKDPFGFVQQGRTGGARFQPQLRKLKTMEAKALDTLGLSGNSTATEIKTRYKELVKKHHPDANGGDRGSEERFRAVIQAYQLLKQAGFC comes from the coding sequence ATGAAACTCGACTCGAAATACTTCGATCGGATCCGCACCAAACGCAAGCGCGCGGCGGAGCCCGAGCCATCCAATCCAACCTGTCAGTGGGACGGCTGCGACAAGCCGGGTGCCCATCGCGCTCCCGTGGGTCGCCACGCCGAGGGTCAGTTTTTCATGTTCTGCTTCGAGCATGTGAAGGATTACAACAAGGGCTACAATTATTTCTCCGGCCTGTCGGATACCGAGATCGCCCGCTACCAGAAGGAAGCGATCACCGGCCACCGGCCGACCTGGACGGTGGGCGTCAACAAGGCGGCCAAGACAAGCCCGCTGCATTCGACGGCCCGCTCCGGTTCGGCTGCGTCACAGGCGCGCATGAAGGATCCGTTCGGCTTCGTGCAGCAGGGCAGGACCGGCGGCGCACGCTTCCAGCCGCAGCTGCGCAAGCTGAAGACCATGGAGGCCAAGGCGCTGGATACGCTCGGTCTTTCGGGCAATTCGACGGCGACCGAGATCAAGACCCGCTACAAGGAGCTTGTAAAAAAACACCATCCCGATGCAAATGGCGGAGACAGGGGTTCGGAAGAGCGTTTTCGCGCTGTTATTCAAGCCTACCAATTGTTAAAGCAGGCGGGTTTCTGTTAA
- a CDS encoding BolA family protein — MSVRNRIEEKLRQSFAPERLDVIDESAHHAGHQPDITGTGETHMRVRIVSARFSGLSRLARHRAVTDILKPELDAGLHALAIEPAAPGEPTRW; from the coding sequence ATGTCCGTGCGCAACCGCATCGAGGAAAAATTGCGCCAGAGCTTTGCCCCGGAACGACTGGACGTGATCGATGAAAGCGCCCACCACGCCGGACATCAGCCGGATATCACCGGCACGGGCGAGACCCATATGCGGGTGCGCATCGTCTCGGCACGTTTCAGCGGCCTTAGCCGTCTCGCCCGCCACCGTGCGGTGACCGACATCCTGAAGCCGGAACTCGATGCCGGGCTGCATGCGCTGGCCATCGAGCCGGCGGCACCGGGCGAACCGACGCGCTGGTAG